One stretch of Limnohabitans sp. DNA includes these proteins:
- a CDS encoding CDP-archaeol synthase gives MLKQRVITAVVLLAMLLPALFAANAWPFMLLTMVLIGAGAWEWGRLNGCSAAISCLGGVCCVTTCLHLVQAGWVAQTSAQFWLLAGSIWVLLGSWMLQRGVAGWILWPRVLRWLGGLGLLVLAWLALAQAHQRGVNFLLSVLVLVWAADIFAYFFGRSLGGHWFRLKLAPSISPGKTWEGAIGGAFGVLLVSVAWVEFDRHQAITSLSFFGLIWSQGWYVAVPAAMFMTIMSVVGDLVESLVKRSAGVKDSSGLLPGHGGVLDRVDALLPTLPLAMMLVAWI, from the coding sequence ATGCTCAAGCAAAGAGTCATCACGGCAGTCGTCTTGCTGGCCATGTTGTTGCCGGCTTTGTTCGCTGCCAATGCTTGGCCATTCATGTTGCTGACGATGGTGTTGATCGGAGCTGGGGCTTGGGAGTGGGGTCGCCTCAACGGCTGCAGTGCTGCGATTTCATGCTTGGGTGGAGTGTGCTGTGTGACAACCTGCCTGCACTTGGTGCAAGCGGGTTGGGTAGCGCAAACCTCCGCTCAGTTTTGGCTTTTGGCCGGCAGTATCTGGGTATTGCTGGGATCCTGGATGTTGCAACGCGGCGTTGCTGGTTGGATTTTGTGGCCGCGTGTGTTGCGTTGGTTGGGGGGCTTGGGCTTGCTGGTGTTGGCCTGGCTGGCTTTGGCCCAAGCACATCAGCGCGGTGTGAATTTCCTTTTGTCTGTTTTGGTTCTGGTCTGGGCTGCTGATATTTTTGCTTATTTTTTTGGCCGAAGTCTGGGTGGCCATTGGTTTCGGTTGAAACTCGCTCCCTCAATCAGCCCGGGGAAAACCTGGGAGGGTGCCATTGGAGGTGCCTTTGGGGTGTTGCTGGTGTCTGTGGCCTGGGTGGAGTTTGACCGCCATCAGGCGATCACTTCACTCAGCTTTTTCGGTCTGATTTGGTCCCAGGGCTGGTATGTGGCCGTGCCCGCAGCGATGTTCATGACGATCATGAGCGTGGTCGGTGATTTGGTCGAGTCCTTGGTCAAGCGCAGCGCGGGCGTGAAAGACAGCTCTGGCTTGTTGCCCGGACACGGTGGTGTGCTCGACCGAGTGGATGCATTACTGCCGACTTTGCCATTGGCCATGATGTTGGTGGCCTGGATTTGA
- the pyrH gene encoding UMP kinase, with protein sequence MSSTKPAYKRILLKLSGEALMGADAFGINRATIVRMAEEIAEINRLGVQVAVVIGGGNIFRGVAGGAVGMDRATADYMGMLATVMNSLALADALDKAGLTARVMSAIGIDQVVEPYVRPKALQYLEEGKVVVFAAGTGNPFFTTDTAAALRGAEIGAELVLKATKVDGVYSADPKKDPSATRYSEITFDEAISRNLGIMDATAFALCRDQELPIKVFSIIKNGALKRVVLGEDEGTLVHV encoded by the coding sequence ATGTCCTCTACCAAGCCGGCCTACAAGCGCATTTTGCTCAAGCTGTCCGGTGAGGCCTTGATGGGCGCTGATGCTTTTGGCATCAACCGTGCCACGATCGTGCGCATGGCCGAAGAGATCGCCGAGATCAACCGTCTGGGCGTTCAGGTGGCGGTGGTCATTGGCGGCGGCAACATTTTCCGGGGAGTGGCGGGGGGAGCCGTGGGTATGGACCGCGCCACAGCCGATTACATGGGCATGCTGGCCACCGTCATGAACTCCTTGGCTCTGGCCGATGCGCTGGACAAAGCAGGCTTGACGGCACGCGTCATGTCGGCCATTGGTATTGACCAGGTTGTAGAGCCCTATGTGCGCCCCAAGGCCTTGCAATATCTTGAAGAGGGTAAGGTGGTGGTGTTTGCTGCGGGCACTGGCAATCCTTTCTTCACTACCGACACGGCTGCGGCTTTGCGCGGTGCCGAGATTGGGGCCGAACTGGTGCTCAAGGCAACCAAGGTCGATGGTGTTTATTCGGCCGATCCCAAAAAAGATCCGTCCGCAACACGCTACAGCGAAATCACTTTTGACGAAGCGATTTCACGCAACTTGGGCATCATGGATGCCACCGCCTTTGCTCTTTGCCGAGACCAGGAGCTGCCGATCAAGGTATTCTCGATCATCAAGAACGGTGCCTTGAAACGCGTGGTGTTGGGAGAAGACGAGGGCACACTCGTGCATGTTTGA
- the frr gene encoding ribosome recycling factor, translated as MTIADIKKTVEAKMDQSIAAFKNNLTKIRTGRANPALLDTIQVDYYGSMVPLSQVANVSLLDSRTISVQPWEKGMGAKIEKAIRESELGLNPASMGELIRVPMPPMSEDRRREMTKLARTEGENAKIAVRNLRRDANESVKKLVKEKLASEDEQKRAETDVQKSTDKRMLEIDQLVTAKEQEIMAV; from the coding sequence ATGACGATTGCTGACATCAAAAAAACAGTTGAAGCCAAAATGGACCAATCCATCGCGGCTTTTAAGAACAATCTGACCAAAATCCGTACCGGCAGAGCCAATCCTGCTTTGCTGGACACTATCCAAGTGGACTATTACGGCTCCATGGTGCCTTTGTCGCAGGTGGCCAATGTCTCCCTGCTCGATTCACGAACCATCAGTGTTCAGCCTTGGGAAAAAGGCATGGGTGCCAAAATTGAAAAAGCCATTCGCGAGAGTGAATTGGGCTTGAATCCAGCGTCCATGGGGGAGTTGATTCGTGTACCCATGCCCCCCATGAGCGAAGATCGTCGCAGGGAAATGACCAAATTGGCTCGCACAGAAGGAGAGAACGCCAAGATTGCCGTGCGCAATCTGCGTCGTGATGCCAACGAATCGGTAAAAAAACTGGTGAAGGAAAAGCTGGCCTCGGAAGACGAGCAAAAGCGCGCCGAAACCGATGTGCAAAAATCAACCGACAAACGGATGCTGGAAATTGACCAGTTGGTGACCGCAAAAGAACAAGAGATCATGGCGGTTTGA